A genomic stretch from Glaciecola nitratireducens FR1064 includes:
- the yjjX gene encoding inosine/xanthosine triphosphatase: MKIIVASKNPVKIEAARKSFATAFADHEIEVLAVDAPSLVSEQPMSTQETRDGAVNRVRYCQQHHSADYFVSYEGGVDVLDDIPSTYAVVCIADASRLQTGRTATLPLPNQIYQKLKLGEELGPAMDDMFNTVNIKQKGGAIGQLTNGLETRSSIYISATLLTLSAFFYPDLF, translated from the coding sequence ATGAAAATCATTGTTGCGTCTAAAAACCCAGTAAAAATTGAAGCTGCCAGAAAGAGCTTTGCGACCGCGTTTGCCGATCATGAAATTGAAGTGCTTGCCGTCGATGCTCCATCCTTGGTTAGCGAGCAACCGATGAGCACGCAAGAAACCAGAGATGGTGCAGTTAATCGAGTGAGGTACTGCCAACAGCATCATAGCGCTGACTACTTCGTCAGCTACGAAGGCGGAGTGGATGTTTTGGATGATATTCCTAGTACCTATGCTGTGGTGTGTATTGCAGACGCATCCAGACTGCAAACAGGCAGAACAGCAACGTTGCCACTACCCAATCAAATATATCAAAAACTGAAGTTAGGCGAAGAGCTTGGCCCTGCGATGGACGACATGTTCAACACGGTGAATATCAAGCAAAAGGGGGGCGCCATTGGTCAGTTAACCAATGGCTTAGAAACCCGCAGCAGTATTTATATCAGCGCAACATTATTGACCTTGAGCGCCTTCTTCTATCCCGATCTATTTTAG
- the gspM gene encoding type II secretion system protein GspM: MKKYFGWFYALSEREQKMVSLAATVSVIGIFYFALWAPLNNSLVQQQVLLENQTTFASWVDEQAIRAEKLRQSASGASFTGSLTQLVNQTTRTSNIQVARMQPVGENLQISIDEVLFSDLVTWLDVMERRGVVAIQSDITETNNPGYVQVRRLQLGKR; encoded by the coding sequence ATGAAAAAGTATTTTGGATGGTTTTATGCGCTGTCAGAGCGCGAGCAAAAAATGGTGAGTTTAGCCGCAACAGTTTCCGTCATTGGCATTTTCTACTTCGCATTATGGGCGCCGTTGAACAACTCGCTTGTTCAACAACAAGTTTTGCTTGAAAATCAAACTACGTTCGCCTCATGGGTTGACGAACAAGCTATAAGAGCAGAAAAATTAAGACAATCAGCCTCTGGAGCTAGTTTCACCGGCTCGCTTACACAGCTTGTTAACCAAACGACTCGTACCAGCAACATTCAAGTTGCCCGCATGCAGCCCGTCGGCGAAAACCTGCAGATTAGTATCGACGAAGTTTTGTTTTCTGATTTAGTGACATGGCTCGATGTAATGGAGCGCCGAGGCGTTGTCGCCATTCAGTCCGATATTACTGAAACAAATAATCCCGGCTACGTACAGGTACGTCGCCTGCAATTAGGAAAGCGTTAA
- the gspL gene encoding type II secretion system protein GspL encodes MEKLAIRLGSTPHDPVHWLVWSDTEKEIIASGELPDVEGLRQLRERAPNAEVIGIVPGCDVVLKTVQLPLRANRKVLNAIPFMLEDEVASDISKSFFAFGKRSGDLQQVAIVSREKLTFWQEILKQSDLHCDLIVPDTLALPYLPDTLSLLSLGNHDQSPLIVRAGEWDGYQGEQSWTFPLFEKQLSKNSQSVVAYSELMHAEQLQAFFAQEHKGDSEESPSDPATLTANYDKLPMQLLLDGALEANFNLLQGDFVVKRKTNAQWEKWRLAAVLAAVALCVNLASKTVELNSIKSQRQVVENRLQASINEGFPNLPKSRNKETAIRNEMVRLEQGGGGISMLVMLTQMSPSFANTGVKPQSIRYDATRTELRMQSVASNFESLEKFRREVQALGFEVDQGAINNKGEQVVGTIIIKG; translated from the coding sequence ATGGAAAAACTAGCGATACGCTTGGGCTCAACTCCGCACGATCCAGTTCATTGGCTAGTGTGGTCTGACACTGAAAAGGAAATCATTGCCTCTGGTGAACTGCCCGACGTAGAGGGTTTAAGACAACTTAGAGAACGCGCACCGAATGCCGAAGTTATCGGTATCGTACCTGGTTGTGATGTTGTCCTAAAAACTGTTCAGTTGCCATTAAGAGCAAACCGAAAAGTGCTGAATGCAATTCCTTTTATGCTTGAAGACGAAGTTGCCTCAGACATCAGCAAGTCATTTTTCGCTTTCGGCAAACGCAGCGGCGACTTACAGCAAGTGGCGATCGTTTCACGCGAAAAACTAACGTTTTGGCAAGAAATACTGAAACAATCCGACTTACATTGCGACCTCATAGTTCCCGATACACTTGCACTGCCTTATTTACCTGACACTCTAAGCTTATTGAGTTTAGGCAATCACGACCAATCACCGCTAATAGTTAGAGCAGGTGAATGGGATGGTTATCAAGGAGAACAAAGCTGGACGTTTCCACTTTTTGAAAAACAACTCAGCAAAAACAGTCAGTCTGTCGTGGCTTATTCAGAGTTAATGCATGCTGAGCAGCTGCAGGCATTTTTTGCGCAAGAACATAAGGGCGATAGTGAGGAATCTCCTAGCGATCCAGCAACACTCACCGCAAATTACGACAAGTTACCAATGCAGCTATTGCTTGATGGCGCGTTAGAGGCGAATTTTAATTTGCTACAGGGCGATTTCGTCGTAAAACGTAAAACCAATGCACAGTGGGAAAAGTGGCGCTTAGCGGCAGTGCTCGCCGCCGTAGCCTTGTGCGTTAACTTAGCCAGCAAAACAGTTGAGTTAAATTCAATTAAAAGCCAACGCCAAGTGGTTGAAAATAGGTTACAAGCAAGTATCAATGAAGGTTTCCCAAATTTACCTAAATCGAGAAATAAAGAAACCGCGATTAGAAATGAAATGGTGCGCCTTGAGCAAGGAGGCGGCGGTATTTCAATGTTAGTCATGCTTACCCAAATGAGTCCGTCTTTTGCCAACACCGGTGTTAAACCACAGTCCATTCGTTACGACGCAACACGCACAGAATTGCGCATGCAGTCGGTAGCCAGCAACTTTGAGTCGCTCGAAAAATTTCGTCGCGAAGTTCAGGCGCTGGGCTTTGAAGTAGACCAAGGCGCGATTAATAATAAAGGCGAACAAGTCGTTGGCACGATCATTATCAAAGGCTGA
- a CDS encoding diguanylate cyclase domain-containing protein, whose protein sequence is MQLKEITTPHISELDVAKKSRLLVVDDDPNQLRFYLHGLSKLYYCQFARTAHDAISCARQFPQPDLIILDVVMPDLGGFEICRLLKCDPLTSNIPVIFASGIEDIDVKVRGFDLGCVDYITKPVLVPEMNARISTHLKLARQAHLLESLAYLDPLTQVPNRRQYNETIQREWSRSIRYAQPIAMILIDIDFFKQFNNFYGHGVGDDCLIKVAYHLHSLSRRPGDLFARIGGEEFVLILSDCDELGAVNKAEEVIETVSQLNIANQGAPNHDRVTVSVGIAVAKPKVSEEPLSLFQAADEALYNAKNSGRDKYALAER, encoded by the coding sequence ATGCAGCTAAAAGAAATAACAACACCTCACATCAGCGAGCTTGATGTTGCGAAAAAATCGCGCTTACTTGTGGTCGACGATGACCCAAATCAGCTTCGATTTTACCTTCACGGCTTGAGCAAGCTGTATTATTGTCAGTTCGCTAGGACTGCTCACGATGCGATAAGTTGTGCCCGCCAATTCCCTCAGCCCGACTTAATTATTCTCGACGTTGTTATGCCAGATCTCGGCGGATTTGAAATTTGTCGATTATTAAAATGTGACCCACTAACCTCAAATATTCCCGTAATATTTGCTAGTGGAATTGAAGATATCGACGTTAAGGTACGCGGCTTTGACTTAGGTTGCGTAGACTACATCACCAAGCCGGTTCTCGTTCCAGAAATGAATGCTCGCATCTCGACTCATTTGAAGCTCGCGCGCCAAGCGCACTTATTGGAGTCTTTGGCATACTTGGATCCATTAACACAAGTGCCTAATCGACGTCAGTACAATGAAACCATTCAGAGGGAATGGTCGCGCAGTATCCGTTATGCGCAACCCATTGCCATGATACTCATCGACATTGATTTTTTTAAGCAATTTAATAACTTTTATGGGCACGGCGTTGGTGACGATTGCTTAATTAAAGTCGCTTATCATTTGCACTCATTAAGCCGCCGTCCTGGTGACTTATTTGCACGAATTGGTGGCGAAGAGTTCGTATTGATCCTAAGTGATTGTGATGAACTCGGTGCAGTTAACAAAGCAGAAGAAGTCATTGAGACTGTTTCCCAATTAAACATCGCTAATCAAGGCGCACCTAATCATGACCGAGTGACTGTCAGCGTGGGCATTGCAGTGGCAAAACCAAAAGTATCAGAAGAACCCCTCTCACTATTTCAAGCGGCAGACGAGGCGCTGTATAATGCCAAAAACTCCGGCCGAGACAAGTACGCCCTAGCAGAGCGGTAG
- a CDS encoding type II secretion system protein N, producing MIKMKPWKWIVLAIFTYLILLVAYLPAVHIVKFIQTNNPNLPVSIGKVEGTLWTGKVDKLIAQGIVINNLKWELSPWSLLIGNASVDLNGGKIRGSEQAYVKGNVSASLFNLQNVSAEEFRLFLPARSVMAQLPLPVPVTADGRFRVEIKEFEFNKACVNLAGRGSWLNGSVSGPSGVIDFGNFDANLVCEGEQFAIQIQPDNMLNLDAKVLLSVAGKYNIKGRFKPSDTMPKEVQQAANFFGAADNEGFRKINL from the coding sequence ATGATAAAGATGAAGCCTTGGAAATGGATCGTACTGGCTATTTTTACCTATCTGATTCTGCTGGTCGCCTATTTGCCTGCAGTACACATTGTTAAATTTATACAAACGAATAATCCGAATTTGCCGGTAAGTATAGGTAAGGTTGAAGGCACACTGTGGACCGGTAAGGTCGACAAGCTTATTGCACAAGGTATCGTAATTAATAATCTGAAGTGGGAGCTATCTCCTTGGTCTTTATTAATAGGCAACGCCAGTGTGGACCTTAACGGCGGTAAAATTAGAGGAAGCGAACAAGCATATGTGAAAGGCAATGTCAGTGCTTCGCTGTTTAATTTACAAAATGTAAGCGCTGAAGAATTCAGGTTATTTTTACCTGCTCGTAGCGTTATGGCGCAGCTACCGCTCCCAGTGCCCGTGACTGCTGATGGTCGCTTTAGAGTTGAAATTAAAGAATTTGAGTTTAACAAAGCCTGCGTCAACTTAGCGGGAAGAGGGAGTTGGTTGAATGGCTCTGTTAGTGGGCCTAGCGGCGTTATTGATTTTGGTAATTTCGACGCTAACCTTGTTTGTGAAGGCGAACAATTTGCCATACAAATACAGCCTGACAACATGTTAAACCTTGATGCAAAAGTGCTACTGTCGGTTGCTGGAAAGTACAACATTAAAGGTCGTTTCAAGCCTTCTGATACCATGCCCAAAGAAGTGCAGCAGGCAGCAAACTTTTTTGGAGCCGCTGACAACGAAGGATTCCGCAAAATAAACCTGTAG